CAAATAGTATTGGTTCGGTGTCGTACGATTACAGGAATAGAGGTGATACAGTATGGCATTTACACGTCGGGATCTCTTTAAGCTGGCTGCTGCGGGAAGTGTCTCCGTCCTGGCAGGGAAGCTTGAAGCAAAACAGGATGAGTTTGCGCTTGATTGCAGTCAGACTTATGGCGTGCTCGTTGACACCGTTGTCTGCATCGGCTGTCGCAAATGCGAGTGGGCCTGCAATAATGAACACAAACTCGCGAATAAACCACTGACAGCTTTTGACGACAAATCGGTATTTCAGGGGCACCGTCGCCCGAATGACAATGCCTATACTGTCGTCAATGAGTTCCACGACCCGCAGACATCAAAGGCCTTCACTATGAAAGTGCAGTGCATGCACTGCAATCGCCCGGCCTGCGTCTCCGCCTGCATCGTCGGCGCACTCCAGAAGAACAAGAGCGGCTCGGTCGATTACGACGCGTGGAAATGCATCGGCTGTCGCTATTGCATGGTTGCCTGCCCGTTCCAAATTCCAGCTTACGAGTACCGTGAAGCCCTCAAGCCGCGCGTGATGAAATGTACATTCTGCGCTCACCGGCTGGAAGAGGGTAAGATGCCGGCCTGCGTCGGCATCTGTCCCAACGAGGCCTTGACCTTCGGTACCCGACAAGAATTGATCGAAGTCGCCAAGGAACGCATCAAGGCCAAGCCGGATCGTTACTACAATCATATTTACGGCGAAACGGAAGCCGGCGGCACCAGTTGGATGTACCTCGCGCCGGTCGACTTCGTCCACACCGAGTTGCCCAAGCTCAACAGCCGGCCCATTCCGGAAACGACTGAAACCATCCAGCACGGTATCTTCAAGTCCTTCGTTCCGCCGCTGGCGCTGTACGGATTTCTCGGCCTGATCA
This Candidatus Zixiibacteriota bacterium DNA region includes the following protein-coding sequences:
- a CDS encoding 4Fe-4S dicluster domain-containing protein is translated as MAFTRRDLFKLAAAGSVSVLAGKLEAKQDEFALDCSQTYGVLVDTVVCIGCRKCEWACNNEHKLANKPLTAFDDKSVFQGHRRPNDNAYTVVNEFHDPQTSKAFTMKVQCMHCNRPACVSACIVGALQKNKSGSVDYDAWKCIGCRYCMVACPFQIPAYEYREALKPRVMKCTFCAHRLEEGKMPACVGICPNEALTFGTRQELIEVAKERIKAKPDRYYNHIYGETEAGGTSWMYLAPVDFVHTELPKLNSRPIPETTETIQHGIFKSFVPPLALYGFLGLIMYSMRDNKEDKESENDRS